Below is a genomic region from Chloroflexota bacterium.
TTTGCCACCTTCGGTCTGCCGCGGCCGAAAATCCTTATCGACCCAACCTAAATGGTAATGGAGCATGCTGTAGAGCTGTCCTGCTTCCCCTGGGGATGGTATACAGGCAGCAATCTCTCTGTTTAGTTCTGACTCGTATTTGGCCAGGATACCTTGAAGACTCAGCATGCTAGGGTTTACTTATGTGCGGTGGCTGACGATGGCGATAGGGGTCAACCGTTGTAGATCAGGGAAGGCGTTCCTTACGGTCTGGGAGATGCCCTGGGGGGTCAGTCCGATCTTCTCGCGGAGCACATCTTGTGGGCCATGATCCACAAACTCATCGGGAATGCCTATTCTTTTGACAATGGTTTGGCTCAACAAGCCCCTCATCTCCAGGATCTCAAGGACACCACTACCAAACCCACCGGCCAAGGCATTCTCTTCGATGGTAACCAGGCGATGGAAACGTCTGGCCATATGTATGATCAGGTCCGTATCCAGTGGTTTAACAAAACGCATATTCACGACGGCGCAGGAAAGGCCATGACGTCCTAAGATGTCAGCCGCGGCTAAGGCTGGATAGACGGTCGAGCCAACGGCCAGGATAGCCAGATGATCCCCTTGACGGAGTATCTCCGCTCGTCCCCATGGTAGAAGCTTCATAGCATCATCGAGAGGAACACCAATGCCATCTCCCCGAGGATAGCGAATGGCCACTGGCCCAGCATAATTGAGTGCTGTCCAAAGCATATGCTGAAGCTCATTTTCATCCCTCGGCGTCATAATAGCCAGATTGGGAATAGCACGTAGATAAGACAGATCAAACGTTCCCTGGTGAGTACGACCATCATCCCCAACGATCCCTGCCCGATCAATGGCGAACACGACGGGCGTATCCTGCATACACACGTCGTGAATTATCTGATCGTAAGCCCGTTGCAAAAAGGTACTGTAAATGGCCACAATGGGCCTCATGCCTCTGCTGGCTAATCCCGCAGCGAAGGTGACCGCGTGTCCCTCTGCTATTCCAACATCGAAGAAGCGCTGGGGAAATTCCAGGGCAAAGCGGACTAATCCGGTACCCTCGGCCATGGCGGCTGTTATGGCCACTACCCTTGGATCGCCACGAGCAATCCTGGCGACAGTCTCACCGAAGATCTTGGTGTAGCTGGGAACATTGCTCTTTGGGCCACCGTTCGGTGGCACCCCGTGAAACCTCACCGAGTCTTTTTCCGCCGGATCGTATCCTCGCCCCTTCACGGTACAAACGTGCACGAAGGCTGGCCTTTGAAGCGTTTTCGCTCGCTGAAGGGTTTCTTGCAGTAATCCGATATTGTGTCCATCCACCGGGCCAATATAAGTGAAGCCGAGCTCTTCCCACATCATTGTAGGGATTAGTAGCCCTTTAAATTTGTTTTTTACTGCTTTTAAGGCATCAAGACTCTTCTTCCCAAAACGCCACCGCATCAGGGTATGTTCCAACCCACTCTTAGCCTGATAGTAGCGGGGATCAGTGCGAAGGCGACCCAAATATTTGGCCAAGGCGCCCACGTTCGGTGATATCGACATCTGGTTATCATTCAACACTACAATCAATCTGCTGGCGGAATGTCCGGCGTTATTCAACCCCTCGAAGGCCAGCCCACCTGTCAAGGCCCCGTCTCCAATGACGGCGATGACATAGCCGTCCTCCCCCAGGCGATCACGCGCTACAGCCATACCCAACGCAGCTGATACAGAAGTGCTCGCATGGCCAGTACCAAAGGCATCATGGGGACTCTCATTAGGCGTAGGGAAACCGCTGAGTCCGGAGAACTGTCTAATAGTATGAAACTTATCCTTGCGCCCAGTCAGCATTTTGTGCACGTAACACTGATGGCCAACGTCCCAAACGATTTTATCTTTTGGGCTATTGAAGACAGAGTGCAGAGCAAGGGTTAGCTCCACAACACCCAGGTTAGAAGCTAAATGCCCACCTGTCTGGAAAACTGTGCCGACTAGCTCCTCTCTTATTTCACGGGCAAGCCTCTCTATCTCTCCGGTGGTCAGACGCTTTAAATCAGCCGGTTCGTTTATACTATCCAGTAACCTGGCCATGAGATGGGCAGACCTCCTTGGAGGGCATGATTGCTGAAGAACGTCAGCATAGCATCCGGGCACGTATAATAGGACTACTCCTCTTCTTCCTCTTCTTCCTCAAAATACTCATCGCTATACAAGCCCAGGTCACGTCCCTGGTAGACGGATACAACAAAATCCTCACGGGTCACATCAGCAGACATCACCAGGTCATCATCGATCTTATCAACCAAGTCAGCGATCTCGTCCTCACCCATTTCGCGCTCAACGATCAGCGTACCATAGACTACGTTGGAGGCGAAATGCAGCTCAACACGGCCAAGGCGCTCTTCATCCTGCATTATCAGATATCCCTCAGAATGGGGGGTGCGATACTGGCGCAAATAGTGCAATTCTTCAAGGTTCCATTCTGGCATCCTGCTCCTCCTTGCCCTTAATTTGGGCGTATCTGGATTTTGACGCTTGAATTAGTAACGAGGATAAACTTTACCTCCGGGGATGATCGCTTTAGCTATTGGCCTGACATTTTGGGACATTCCTTAAATTAGCAAGGAAGGTGCTCACCTTTCCGTACAGTCACATTTTAGTCCGCCCGGTGCATAGTGTCAATGATTTTGGGCTTGATCCGGAACAAGTGAGGCTTAGACACGCTCGAAATATTCTATGTCTATAACGAAGATAATTGCTCCCCCAATTTTCACTTCGATGGGTGTTGGCACATAGCCTTCGACCGTAGTCAGGACTGGTGGGGGAGGGTAGAAAACCTCTGTGCGAGCGCGGCAGATCTCTCGAATTATATCGATCACATTTTCTATCTCCTCCGCCTCCACACTGACCAGAACGGTAGTATTCTTCTTACGCAGGAAGCCGCCTACGCTCCCAATGCCAGTTGCGGAATAGCGCTTGGACACGAGAGCATCAAGCACTTTGTGTGCGTCCTGTTCATGGACGATGGCCATAACCAGCTTCATCAGTCAAGCCTCTGTTTTGGGCCGGACCATCCATTACCTCCATTGATGCGAGCAAAGGCAATATATAACATAAATGAATCCTGCGCAAGTGCCCTTGACAGTTCCTTTCCCCCTCCACTACTATTTGTAAATAGTGGGTTGGACTTAATATCATAACCTGTTGTTGATTAGCGGAGGAATCTTTGTGACAACGGAACCCATCCTGCCAATAGCCATCGCTTTTGCTGCCGGCGTGCTCTCTTTTATCTCGCCCTGTTTTCTGCCGCTTGTACCTGTATATATTAGCTACCTGGCTGATTCAGCTCTCACCGATGAGCAGGGCTACAAAAGGATGGCAGCTGTCCTACATACCCTTCTATTTGCGGCCGGTTTTTCGCTCATCTTCATCAGTCTTGGTGCCTCGGTCAGTTTCCTTGGCTATCTCATATACGGTTATATACCGATCATCAGAAAAATAGGTGGGGTCATCCTAATCATCCTGGGGCTCCAAGTGGCCGGGCTATTACAGATTCCGGCGCTCTCCAAGGAGAAACGCCTCCATTTCGGACACGAATTATCCCATGGCTACCTGACTTCCTTTCTCCTGGGATCCGTCTTCGCCTTCAGCTGGACGCCCTGTGTTGGGCCGACGCTTGGGGCTATCCTGCTTCTGGCTGGTACACTACAGACAGTGTGGCAGGGTAGCACTCTGCTGGCCGTTTATTCCTTAGGACTGGCCTTCCCCTTTTTACTGGCTGCCCTGTGGCTAAGTGCCGCTGTCCGCTTGGTAGGCCAGTGGCGAAATCGGCTTCGCTTTATGCCTTTCGTAACAGGATTTTTTCTGATCGCTTTGGGACTGCTCATCCTCACCGACCAATTGTCATGGCTATCGTCGCTGATCAGCTTTGGAATTTCATTTTAGGCTATCTTGCCCCATTTGGTTCACAAGGTAAGTGATGAAGGATAATCAGATGTCACCAAAGGGCAGCTAAATGAGATTACGACTTTACACTATTAATTTCATCGTCATCTTGTGTATGACCCTATCCTTAGGTTTGGGATGCCGCACACTCTCAGGCTATCCTACAGCGATGCCAACAGCTCTCTCCACATCCACAAACAATATGCCTGTATCTGGAATTACAGAACCAACCGAGAGTTATCCAGGTCTACGGCCTCCTAGGGAAGCATCCATCCCGCAGTCTACTGCCACCCCACTTCCTAACTCCCCCACAACCCCGTCTCCGACCCCCTCGCCCGTGAGCACACCAATCCCACTGCCCACCGCAACAGCTACACTAAAGAGCGCGCCCGCAGCCGATGGCCTTCCTATACAAATGCCGACCGAGGCGAAGGTGATAGTCCGGGGTAATCCGAATTCCCCTTATGTAGCCCTCACCTTTGATCTCGGAGGTGCACCCGGCAGTACGGCTGTCGTCCTGGAAATACTACGCCAGAACAGTATTAAGTCCACCTTCTTCACCACAGGGGAATGGGCTGAGGCGAATCCAGCCCTCTTAAAACAAATTGTGGCTGATGGACACGAACTGGGAAACCATAGCTACTCTCACCCAAACTTCACTAAACTGAGCGAGGCACAGATGTTGAGCGAAATAAAGCGTACCGCGGAGGTGATACGGCGCCTCACCGGGATTAGCCCCAAGCCCTATTTTCGCCCCCCGTTCGGTGCCTACGATCAACGCCTTCTCAGACTACTATCCAGAGAGGGCTATCAGTGCATCTACTGGACGCTAGATTCCACTGACTGGCGCAATGATTCTACCACCCAGAGTGTGATCCAAAGAGTGGTCAACAATGTCAAAGGGGGTACCATCGTCATCAACCATGCCGCACTAGAAAAGACTGCTCAGGCCTTGCCTGAAATCATCAAGGGGATAAAGGCCAAGGGATATCGCTTCGGCACTCTCTCGCAAGTTTTAGAGTAAGGCTGCATACTACAAACAAATGGCGAAGCTCAAGATACGCCTACAACCCAACTCGTCGAGGAATAGCATAGAGCGCTTCGAGCAGGGGATCCTGAAAGTTAAGGTGACTGCGCCACCGATTGAGGGACGGGCAAACGAAGCCTTGATTGAGTTGCTGGCTAAGGCACTATGCCTCAGTCAGCCGGATATCGTGATTTTGCACGGTGCGAGGGGGCGAGATAAACTTATCAACGTGCCCATCCTGAGTGAGGAACAGCTCCTCGAGCGCTTAAAACCCAGTCAGCGAAGCGAGTATAAGACGGTGCAAAAACATGAGCAGGAATAGAGCAACGATAGGGGTGATGTCGATCATCCCTAGTGGTGGAATCACGCGCCGTAACGGAGCCAGGATTGGTTCTGTAACCTCATAGAGAAGACGCACTAGCGGGTTCTCCGGACCAATCCCAAACCAGGACAGAAGAGCCCTAGCCAGGATCGCTATAGTCAAAGCATTAAATAGGAGATCTATAAAATTGTAGAACCAGGTCGTCATTACCCTCACCCCCTTCAGCACATCGGCTAAATCTTTACCTCTATATCG
It encodes:
- the dxs gene encoding 1-deoxy-D-xylulose-5-phosphate synthase, whose amino-acid sequence is MARLLDSINEPADLKRLTTGEIERLAREIREELVGTVFQTGGHLASNLGVVELTLALHSVFNSPKDKIVWDVGHQCYVHKMLTGRKDKFHTIRQFSGLSGFPTPNESPHDAFGTGHASTSVSAALGMAVARDRLGEDGYVIAVIGDGALTGGLAFEGLNNAGHSASRLIVVLNDNQMSISPNVGALAKYLGRLRTDPRYYQAKSGLEHTLMRWRFGKKSLDALKAVKNKFKGLLIPTMMWEELGFTYIGPVDGHNIGLLQETLQRAKTLQRPAFVHVCTVKGRGYDPAEKDSVRFHGVPPNGGPKSNVPSYTKIFGETVARIARGDPRVVAITAAMAEGTGLVRFALEFPQRFFDVGIAEGHAVTFAAGLASRGMRPIVAIYSTFLQRAYDQIIHDVCMQDTPVVFAIDRAGIVGDDGRTHQGTFDLSYLRAIPNLAIMTPRDENELQHMLWTALNYAGPVAIRYPRGDGIGVPLDDAMKLLPWGRAEILRQGDHLAILAVGSTVYPALAAADILGRHGLSCAVVNMRFVKPLDTDLIIHMARRFHRLVTIEENALAGGFGSGVLEILEMRGLLSQTIVKRIGIPDEFVDHGPQDVLREKIGLTPQGISQTVRNAFPDLQRLTPIAIVSHRT
- a CDS encoding cyclic-di-AMP receptor; amino-acid sequence: MKLVMAIVHEQDAHKVLDALVSKRYSATGIGSVGGFLRKKNTTVLVSVEAEEIENVIDIIREICRARTEVFYPPPPVLTTVEGYVPTPIEVKIGGAIIFVIDIEYFERV
- a CDS encoding cytochrome c biogenesis protein CcdA; amino-acid sequence: MTTEPILPIAIAFAAGVLSFISPCFLPLVPVYISYLADSALTDEQGYKRMAAVLHTLLFAAGFSLIFISLGASVSFLGYLIYGYIPIIRKIGGVILIILGLQVAGLLQIPALSKEKRLHFGHELSHGYLTSFLLGSVFAFSWTPCVGPTLGAILLLAGTLQTVWQGSTLLAVYSLGLAFPFLLAALWLSAAVRLVGQWRNRLRFMPFVTGFFLIALGLLILTDQLSWLSSLISFGISF
- a CDS encoding polysaccharide deacetylase family protein; the protein is MPTEAKVIVRGNPNSPYVALTFDLGGAPGSTAVVLEILRQNSIKSTFFTTGEWAEANPALLKQIVADGHELGNHSYSHPNFTKLSEAQMLSEIKRTAEVIRRLTGISPKPYFRPPFGAYDQRLLRLLSREGYQCIYWTLDSTDWRNDSTTQSVIQRVVNNVKGGTIVINHAALEKTAQALPEIIKGIKAKGYRFGTLSQVLE
- a CDS encoding DUF167 domain-containing protein, with product MAKLKIRLQPNSSRNSIERFEQGILKVKVTAPPIEGRANEALIELLAKALCLSQPDIVILHGARGRDKLINVPILSEEQLLERLKPSQRSEYKTVQKHEQE
- a CDS encoding YggT family protein, producing the protein MTTWFYNFIDLLFNALTIAILARALLSWFGIGPENPLVRLLYEVTEPILAPLRRVIPPLGMIDITPIVALFLLMFLHRLILASLTGF